A window of the Oncorhynchus kisutch isolate 150728-3 linkage group LG12, Okis_V2, whole genome shotgun sequence genome harbors these coding sequences:
- the LOC109887336 gene encoding apolipoprotein B-100, translating to TDSQDDGAEEHPTCLLARRYKSLHKYEYQYEAESLNAIKGASNLMNGPKCSCKVEIEVPQTCSYILRTTGCSLREVVDMDAEGKPVFGPAPGSDAFTAAMEKHPLKVVVEGVYDVKLYPEEDESVTILNIKKGIVSALAVPLLEEENNKKMPTIHGMCKTNYKVNAMEDIATDITLNRDLSKCDHFIPQRDHTSPLALISGMHYPLAQLIRSSQTCNYKFDNDKKHMTSGACTENHILVPFSHKGEYGVTNVGKQFLTLLEVSTYNERVFDHNVANLKGLPMEAAEDKSVVQDKDAPLAVLRELATLSNGEKRAHLFQQLVSMVRGMKAETLSPAIPEALKISGPLTYQVLAQCGTPECSSAIMQILRTFDNSAFEVDAIVFAMGLVPNPSALLVNDMLAMARYKQSKPILYALSNVVKRFYKAEGKVTPEIEAVAEFAVAQLGDCTGDTEQKFLILRVIGNMAAAMGAASPALKSAVIQCVNEPATSLEVQQAAIQAFRQTPVPEEGREVLMQVLLNSASPLQKRVAAYLVLMKDPQPAELAQLASALPIDEDQQAKSFVISHLTNILASTAVETQELRQKILDALQGNEVGTVMDPTKFSRNYMIGSVQGNMLFEGTSYLPKEVMLEMTLKAFGYNVDMMEVGMEGKGLEPTVEALFGENGFFPDTVLKIVYFVSDKMPLQVNEVMKRMMPALKKDRMKRQASQNIVREIGRNLNRLVRDLKAQESPEAMIYLRLLGNELGYLKTNELEKMAYSAGLMIDNVLKMFPTDLMKGLMTNADNEVFAHYIFMDNEFFLPTATGVPLKIALSGTFTPGIKGGLHITPDMSEVSFMPSAGIEFVARVGSHIPEYLLSGLEMHTSLYHESGLSAKLVMADKQVKLTIPAPRGPAKLISITNKLFEVTSAGMKPIPSLVEDRIDVSECTPFLAGMKYCTTLQYSDASSHDTAPYFPFTGDSKLAVELHPTGDVTEYTATIGYELLREGEEGRQKVDTVKVVLKAEGADPTEATATVKYNRRKNVLTTDIQIPDFDLEAGIRLGVVDGNTKGKGIHSISIDLINKNIPQLSLVGRAKIEAMKDAMLQVQLLVPSIKADATVTANVKRGEELELELECDIKLPETTSVQKITLKYDDKKIVAEVKSDMNSEIQNILPHAEAFQKMVSDVLDQQVGQTDMKVRHILTKSVEATNNYLDKYAADIPYMQNLRVPGMPEITLPEKLFLNAEATAVYHFNTEHIFIAIPLPLGGKSSEELNFPAALTTPHLALPLLGLDIASMEIPIPELFIPETLDVFVPLFGKAQLSTKVKSNFYNLEGSVSAGKDAAETPSYSAKFDVTGSCSMELLCIKIEGSGLLATTPADSIKAHVKTSVSHKLIDASISIREVGTVTDNKINVKSSSKIEATSPMGLSVNLEHTGQVGFNTEAPILAPTLKISGDSNLEGTVKAGPVYGTTITTQSFTIFPFRPEAKIDSSLKIDSTILKAQNTIAASFANGELSVVSNINAFEDILTHAAELAFKDNQLSLKCDTNALALGMKIHNQVEGSVGSGAVTIKMETNTEYSTNRIYSLLTGSLDVNGLAVNSDATVKLLENKAAHKATLTMNKDGLATSGTTTLQGPFAMENTFNGGIDASKATLSIETKSALNDMKVENANSLTITLSSLAFNSKAEAIVSESTSYAHDITIDLQDYTASVNVNNDLKLLAANLVNEAQLKAVVYKIDFTGSLKGTYGEEELKHTYEINYADLTANAKCSTTGRLLGAHMSHNTELEIVGLAAKIHNDARFNSQPFRFDNTIRASIIPFDFNLDAIFNADGDLTLYGKQSAQLYGKFLLKAQPLAFASSHECRASVTHQLDNGFPLETTIDNKIDTLLTPQEQRAILRMKSKLNSHALNQEVSAYNNAERLGLELSATLLTGLLNTAASEDQEFTISGFLKYDKNTDSHLINLPFLKSLPAILENIKITIVNMAEAIQNYINSDEVKAKLEALPHHVSDFVAKLNLEGKAVQLKQNLIALSEEYPITLEYLEVSLLNLKIAVEKLLMGLASSIQGIVAATKEMIASGTLSETVIERLSQELNAINEEYKITTMIVAVIDAIEELIKQIDMQKLKDSSISLLYDIDAQFEIKTKIENTVSELKQFIETFDRTKTAEDLRNYISSINLEAHVEQLMEHLPTEMISKMIESVKAVIQELDIIGKLNVFHAKLRGLIVKYEVDKKVEAVLEKVAGLIKQFKIVETIQVLVNNLKAIDIPGKVMQMLEETINYLKTTEVKQVIEQLNEYLDSVVQQLRSFDYNAYVDETNQMIAEYTAHVNELIKALEIPQKLQASREFVNFVVSSALNYIEHLRKIKVADMIKTVKDMVDHAILNDLKAISERLKQRITDMDLRNDIISYLQQVSEHYTKVITVINEVYGNVIEVIQNFAGEQQIVSEVKQIIEGVVTGLKTAELDFPSFTIPLTDLVIPSMKVNLEKLQEIEIPTQLDIPEFTILGFHTVPATTVSFDDIKQKVTELIDFIVNFEIQNLNLDVFFGNLTISYLPTLPDITLPEITFPEFSFPVLPKVAAEKLLEIPTLQIPKIKLPAIPSEISVPCFGKLYGEIKVSTPIYSIRTSAELQNSTDSEETPQLTAFLTSQAISPIFEIFSYNLDSTARVAIPKFNRVIVAETLKFTHTALAVEHQASVTLYRLAAQASAKTTVKATTAHYTADIVNNAFFATLGGMSASVDTTYNHQINIPILGFTNGASVTQKAVARLEDTTITLTIGNDGAIKSNSHKGTYKCDLHFAISPSTTKLTISADTDTALLKMKQTMNADAVILSHITFEARSEAEGPAIKNSLLVASGNANLGDMKVELKANHDTELVGDLSGILSNSLTVKIHPIEVVFDFQNKGNTKLSFNEALMAKIDLQNDYSATIKPEAQQINTVALARFNQYKSSYNFTIDNNKKEAGIFATMNGEANLEFLTNPISIPEIDLPFINLHIPAISDLNLYEHTGLKNILTTTEQSLDVDSKILYQKSQFHSLGNLITELSLKSPIFNLNANAGLYTEDDLVFRLRATTASVFEALKTKLDGTTSLTTKRGLKLATALSLENAHIEGNHDSTFSLSTDNLEAAVSVATIAKIALPIFNLEANQKLVADTKTKPNAASTLKLKGDFNLPLIKAIGKVEADHSLKLEGTLEYISVESSIKGNIDGTILEYNAVLGALHNEANIYLNADGLRSTSKIIANAKLSNGETTILEMDVDENLAVEASVSRVYAVLKFASNNEANVITFNTTGKHVARATIDFAPLTSLTADVEIDMSQPSNMGDISLFEKTAVELTCTKQKISTTAKIATPVYTTNLAAELKGDAPAFKAELKSSATSVINFLDYDVDASFTASFENEALSVNGKAVLNHADLTMDIQNVITQAMSVSRHTLNVDITSPTFTDVNFRYAARRDGVSASISTPSTGFLGLQLQGRIPSQLSAKLYSRYASAPEDDVDILVIRATAKDADKIKLQVAYNMKAPHDMLLGLKERLPAITSTLNSFSNKYKIFGHVEGLKSSIINLIEEAYTAANSHAAELNQLSILFRNTVFQFQKTIQVFLDAAIKFLRETEFKLPGSEEITTLPEVLKQLTTSIATMVEQAIQMLIDRAEASFNALVDMISDIQVTMPIGDVITGAQIIDNMKYALAQFVGLVKHLESLDMVLEKLGETLKVIVEKAQEFVDTLKSDYLDAVAIYINALYNNLVGVIKTVLDQVNTVLNMEQVNLAMEHIADMVLSVVNQLNLAITGLLQQASEEAQAFIKVNGGRLEIELPFPFHQ from the exons ACAGACTCCCAAGACGATGGTGCCGAAGAACATCCAACATGCTTGC TGGCAAGAAGGTACAAGAGCCTTCACAAATATGAATACCAGTACGAAGCAGAGTCCCTGAATGCAATTAAAGGAGCTTCCAATCTCATGAATGGACCCAAGTGCTCTTGCAAG GTCGAGATTGAAGTTCCTCAGACTTGCAGCTACATCCTGCGCACCACAGGCTGTAGCTTGAGGGAGGTTGTTGATATGGACGCAGAGGGAAAACCTGTGTTCGGACCTGCCCCCGGATCTGATGCCTTTACTGCTGCCATGGAGAA ACATCCTCTGAAGGTTGTGGTTGAGGGAGTGTATGATGTGAAACTGTACCCTGAGGAGGATGAGTCCGTGACCATCCTGAACATTAAGAAAGGTATCGTCTCTGCTCTTGCCGTGCCCCTGCTGGAAGAGGAGAACAACAAGAAAATG CCCACCATCCACGGCATGTGCAAGACCAACTACAAAGTCAACGCTATGGAGGACATCGCTACTGACATCACTCTCAACAGGGACTTGTCCAAATGCGACCACTTCATCCCCCAGAGggaccacaccagccccctgGCCCTCATCTCTGGCATG CACTATCCTCTTGCTCAGCTGATCAGAAGCTCCCAGACCTGCAACTACAAGTTTGACAATGACAAGAAGCACATGACCTCTGGCGCCTGCACTGAGAACCACATCCTGGTGCCTTTCTCTCACAA GGGAGAGTATGGAGTTACCAACGTTGGCAAGCAGTTCCTGACTCTGCTGGAGGTTTCCACATACAATGAGAGAGTTTTTGACCACA ATGTGGCCAACCTTAAGGGTCTGccaatggaggctgctgaggacaAGAGCGTTGTTCAGGACAAGGATGCTCCTCTGGCTGTCCTGAGGGAACTGGCCACTCTGTCCAACGGTGAGAAGAGAGCCCACCTCTTCCAGCAGCTTGTGAGCATGGTCCGTGGAATGAAGGCTGAGACCCTGAGCCCTGCTATCCCCGAGGCACTGAAGATATCCGGACCCCTGACCTACCAGGTTCTGGCCCAGTGCGGTACCCCCGAGTGCAGCAGTGCCATCATGCAGATCCTCAGGACCTTTGACAACTCTGCCTTTGAGGTTGATGCCATCGTGTTCGCTATGGGACTGGTCCCCAACCCCTCTGCCCTCCTGGTCAACGACATGCTGGCTATGGCACGGTACAAGCAGAGCAAGCCTATCCTGTATGCCCTGAGCAATGTTGTCAAGAG GTTCTACAAGGCCGAGGGCAAAGTGACCCCTGAGATCGAGGCTGTTGCTGAGTTTGCTGTTGCCCAGCTGGGTGACTGCACCGGTGACACGGAGCAGAAATTCCTGATCCTGAGG GTTATTGGTAACATGGCTGCAGCCATGGGAGCCGCCAGTCCTGCCCTGAAGTCTGCTGTGATCCAGTGTGTAAATGAGCCCGCCACTTCCCTGGAAGTCCAACAGGCTGCCATTCAGGCATTCAGACAGACCCCTGTCCCTGAGGAG GGCAGAGAGGTGCTCATGCAGGTTCTTTTGAATAGTGCTAGCCCCCTGCAGAAGCGCGTTGCTGCCTACCTGGTGCTGATGAAGGACCCCCAGCCTGCTGAACTAGCTCAGCTGGCCTCCGCTCTGCCCATCGACGAAGACCAGCAGGCCAAGAGCTTTGTCATCTCCCACCTGACTAACATACTGGCATCCACAGCAGTGGAGACCCAGGA GCTGAGACAGAAAATTCTTGATGCCCTGCAGGGCAATGAGGTTGGAACTGTCATGGATCCCACCAAGTTCTCCCGCAACTACATGATTGGATCTGTGCAAGGAAATATGCTCTTTGAGGGCACCAGCTATCTGCCCAAGGAAGTCATGCTGGAGATGACCCTGAAGGCCTTTGGCTACAATGTGGACATGATGGAG GTTGGCATGGAAGGCAAAGGACTTGAGCCAACTGTTGAGGCTTTGTTCGGAGAGAACGGATTCTTCCCTGACACGGTTCTAAAGATCGTCTACTTCGTTTCTGACAAGATGCCCCTGCAGGTCAATGAGGTCATGAAGAGGATGATGCCCGCTCTGAAGAAAGACAGAATGAAGAGACAG GCTTCCCAGAACATCGTGAGAGAAATCGGCCGCAACCTCAACAGACTGGTCAGGGATCTGAAGGCTCAGGAGTCCCCTGAGGCTATGATTTACCTGAGACTGCTGGGAAATGAACTTGGATACCTGAAGACCAATGAGCTAGAGAAGATGGCCTACTCTGCTGGTCTGATGATTGACAACGTACTCAAAATGTTCCCCACTGAT CTGATGAAGGGACTGATGACCAACGCTGACAATGAAGTCTTCGCCCATTACATCTTCATGGATAACGAATTCTTCCTGCCAACTGCCACTGGTGTGCCACTGAAGATTGCCCTGTCTGGTACCTTCACCCCTGGCATCAAGGGAGGACTGCACATTACACCCGACATG AGCGAGGTCTCCTTCATGCCCTCCGCTGGAATTGAGTTTGTGGCCCGGGTTGGTTCCCACATTCCTGAGTACCTTCTCTCTGGCCTGGAGATGCACACCAGCCTATACCACGAGAGTGGGCTCAGCGCTAAGCTCGTCATGGCTGACAAACAGGTCAAGCTGACCATCCCTGCTCCTCGGGGTCCTGCCAAGCTCATCAGCATCAC CAACAAGCTGTTCGAAGTGACCTCTGCTGGAATGAAACCCATCCCGTCTCTGGTAGAGGACAGAATTGATGTGTCTGAGTGCACTCCATTCTTAGCTGGTATGAAGTACTGCACCACCCTTCAGTACTCTGATGCTAGCTCCCATGACACTGCACCCTACTTCCCCTTTACCGGAGATAGCAA GCTTGCTGTGGAGCTCCACCCCACTGGGGATGTCACTGAATACACAGCCACCATCGGCTACGAACTCCTcagggagggagaagaaggtCGTCAGAAAGTTGACACTGTAAAGGTGGTCCTGAAGGCAGAAG GTGCTGACCCCACTGAGGCCACAGCCACTGTGAAGTACAACAGGAGGAAGAATGTCCTCACCACCGACATCCAGATCCCTGACTTTGACTTGGAGGCCGGAATCAGACTGGGCGTTGTTGATGGCAACACCAAGGGCAAAGGAATACACTCCATCTCCATTGACCTCATCAACAAGAACATCCCTCAGCTGTCGCTGGTTGGGCGCGCTAA AATTGAGGCCATGAAGGATGCTATGCTGCAGGTGCAGCTGCTTGTCCCTTCAATCAAGGCTGACGCCACAGTTACAGCCAACGTGAAGCGTGGTGAGGAACTGGAACTTGAGCTTGAGTGTGACATCAAGCTCCCAGAGACCACCTCAGTGCAAAAGATCACCCTAAAATATG ATGATAAGAAGATTGTGGCTGAGGTCAAGTCTGACATGAACTCTGAGATCCAGAACATCCTCCCTCATGCTGAGGCATTCCAGAAGATGGTCAGTGATGTTCTTGATCAGCAGGTGGGCCAGACTGACATGAAGGTCCGTCACATCCTCACCAAGTCTGTAGAg GCAACCAACAACTACCTGGATAAATATGCTGCTGATATCCCATACATGCAGAACCTGAGAGTCCCTGGGATGCCGGAGATTACTCTGCCTGAGAAACTTTTCCTGAATGC TGAGGCCACAGCTGTTTACCACTTCAACACTGAGCATATCTTCATCGCCATTCCCCTGCCTCTTGGTGGAAAATCATCTGAGGAGCTGAACTTCCCAGCTGCACTGACCACACCACACCTGGCTCTGCCCCTGCTTGGACTGGACATTGCATCCATGGAGATCCCGATCCCTGAGCTTTTCATCCCGGAGACCCTTGATGTGTTTGTGCCCCTCTTTGGAAAAGCTCAGCTGTCCACAAAAGTGAAGAGCAACTTCTACAACTTGGAGGGCTCAGTGTCTGCTGGCAAAGATGCCGCTGAGACACCAAGCTATTCTGCCAAGTTTGATGTGACAGGCAGCTGCTCAATGGAACTCCTGTGCATCAAGATTGAAG GATCTGGATTGCTTGCCACCACTCCTGCTGATTCCATCAAGGCCCATGTGAAGACCTCCGTGAGCCACAAGCTCATTGATGCCAGCATTAGCATAAGGGAAGTAGGCACTGTTACAGACAACAAGATCAATGTGAAATCCAGCAGTAAAATCGAAGCAACAAGCCCCATGGGTCTGAGTGTAAACCTAGAGCACACCGGCCAAGTTGGCTTCAATACTGAAGCGCCAATACTGGCTCCAACACTGAAGATCTCTGGTGATAGCAACTTGGAGGGAACAGTCAAAGCAGGACCTGTCTATggcaccaccatcaccacccagtCTTTTACCATCTTCCCATTCAGACCAGAGGCAAAGATTGATTCTTCCCTGAAAATTGATTCAACCATTCTTAAGGCCCAGAACACCATTGCTGCATCGTTTGCCAATGGTGAGCTGTCTGTTGTGTCTAACATAAATGCATTCGAAGACATTCTGACCCATGCTGCTGAACTTGCCTTCAAGGATAACCAGCTGTCCCTGAAATGTGATACCAATGCCCTTGCCCTTGGCATGAAGATCCACAACCAGGTTGAGGGTTCTGTTGGCTCTGGAGCAGTCACAATCAAGATGGAGACCAACACTGAATACTCAACGAATCGCATATACTCTCTTCTCACTGGCTCCCTGGATGTCAATGGCCTGGCTGTGAACAGTGATGCCACTGTAAAGCTGCTTGAGAACAAAGCAGCACACAAAGCTACCCTGACAATGAACAAGGATGGCCTGGCCACAAGCGGAACAACCACCCTGCAGGGCCCGTTCGCCATGGAAAACACCTTTAACGGTGGAATTGATGCCTCCAAGGCAACTCTGTCCATTGAGACCAAGAGTGCATTGAATGACATGAAGGTTGAGAATGCCAACTCATTGACCATCACTCTCTCCAGCCTTGCCTTCAACTCAAAGGCTGAGGCCATTGTCAGCGAGAGCACTTCCTATGCACATGACATCACCATTGACCTGCAGGACTACACTGCCTCTGTAAATGTGAACAATGACCTGAAACTGCTGGCAGCCAACCTAGTCAATGAGGCTCAGCTAAAGGCAGTGGTCTACAAAATTGACTTTACTGGAAGCCTGAAGGGGACCTATGGTGAGGAAGAGCTCAAACACACCTATGAGATCAACTATGCAGACTTGACAGCTAATGCTAAGTGCAGCACTACTGGAAGGCTCCTCGGAGCTCACATGAGCCACAACACTGAGCTTGAAATTGTTGGCCTTGCTGCAAAGATCCACAATGATGCCCGCTTCAACTCCCAGCCTTTCCGCTTCGACAACACCATCCGTGCCAGCATTATTCCCTTCGACTTCAATCTTGACGCCATCTTTAATGCTGATGGTGACCTGACCCTGTATGGCAAGCAGAGCGCTCAGCTCTATGGAAAATTCCTTCTTAAAGCACAGCCCCTGGCTTTTGCCAGCTCTCATGAATGCAGAGCTTCTGTAACCCATCAGCTGGACAATGGCTTCCCCCTGGAAACCACAATTGACAACAAGATAGACACACTTCTGACTCCCCAGGAGCAAAGGGCCATACTTAGGATGAAGTCAAAGTTGAACAGCCATGCCCTCAATCAGGAAGTGAGTGCCTACAACAATGCTGAAAGGCTTGGACTGGAGCTGTCTGCAACCCTCCTCACCGGACTCCTGAACACAGCTGCCAGTGAAGACCAGGAATTCACAATCTCTGGGTTCCTGAAGTATGATAAGAACACTGACAGTCACTTGATTAACCTGCCCTTCCTTAAAAGTTTGCCTGCAATCCTAGAAAACATCAAGATCACTATTGTTAACATGGCAGAGGCTATTCAGAATTACATCAATAGTGATGAGGTCAAGGCTAAGCTTGAGGCTCTGCCCCATCATGTCAGTGACTTTGTTGCCAAACTGAATCTGGAAGGCAAGGCTGTCCAGCTCAAACAGAACCTGATTGCCCTCAGCGAGGAGTACCCCATCACTCTGGAATACCTAGAGGTCTCCCTTCTGAACCTCAAGATTGCAGTAGAAAAACTGCTGATGGGCCTGGCATCCAGTATCCAGGGCATTGTTGCTGCCACCAAGGAGATGATTGCAAGTGGCACCCTGTCTGAAACTGTAATTGAGAGGCTCAGCCAGGAGCTGAATGCCATCAATGAGGAGTATAAAATCACTACTATGATTGTAGCTGTCATTGATGCTATCGAAGAGCTGATCAAGCAGATTGACATGCAGAAACTGAAGGACAGCAGCATTTCACTCCTTTACGACATTGATGCCCAGTTTGAAATCAAGACTAAAATTGAAAACACAGTGAGTGAATTAAAGCAGTTCATTGAGACCTTTGACAGAACCAAAACTGCTGAGGATCTGAGAAACTACATTTCCTCCATCAACTTGGAAGCTCATGTTGAGCAGCTGATGGAACACCTTCCCACTGAAATGATCAGCAAGATGATTGAGTCGGTCAAGGCAGTGATCCAGGAATTGGACATCATTGGCAAATTGAATGTTTTCCACGCCAAGCTGAGAGGTCTGATTGTCAAGTATGAGGTTGACAAGAAGGTTGAAGCAGTCCTGGAGAAGGTTGCGGGTCTAATTAAGCAGTTCAAAATTGTTGAAACAATTCAGGTCCTTGTTAACAATCTGAAGGCCATCGATATCCCAGGGAAGGTAATgcagatgctggaagaaaccATCAACTACTTGAAAACTACTGAGGTCAAACAGGTGATTGAACAACTGAATGAATATCTTGACTCTGTTGTCCAGCAGCTGAGGTCATTTGATTACAATGCCTATGTGGATGAAACCAACCAGATGATTGCTGAATACACTGCTCATGTAAACGAGCTGATCAAGGCACTTGAGATCCCACAGAAACTTCAGGCTTCAAGAGAGTTTGTCAActttgttgtgtcatctgcactTAACTACATTGAACATCTGAGGAAAATCAAGGTTGCAGACATGATCAAAACAGTGAAGGACATGGTCGACCATGCAATCCTTAATGACCTTAAGGCAATTTCTGAGAGGCTAAAGCAGAGAATCACCGATATGGACCTTAGAAATGATATCATCTCATACCTGCAGCAGGTGAGCGAACACTACACCAAGGTCATCACTGTCATAAATGAGGTGTACGGCAATGTGATTGAGGTGATCCAGAATTTTGCTGGTGAACAACAAATTGTCAGCGAGGTCAAGCAGATAATTGAGGGAGTTGTTACTGGACTGAAGACAGCTGAGCTGGACTTCCCTTCATTCACCATCCCTCTCACTGACCTGGTCATACCCTCCATGAAGGTCAACCTGGAGAAGCTTCAGGAGATTGAAATTCCAACACAGCTGGATATCCCTGAGTTCACTATCCTGGGTTTCCACACAGTGCCAGCCACCACCGTTTCCTTTGACGATATCAAGCAGAAGGTCACAGAGCTCATAGATTTTATTGTCAACTTTGAGATCCAGAATCTTAATTTGGATGTTTTCTTTGGAAACCTGACCATAAGCTACCTGCCAACCCTACCTGACATTACCCTCCCAGAGATTACATTCCCAGAGTTCTCCTTCCCTGTCCTACCTAAGGTGGCCGCAGAGAAGCTCCTAGAGATTCCAACTCTCCAGATCCCTAAGATCAAGCTCCCTGCCATTCCCAGTGAGATCAGTGTCCCTTGCTTTGGCAAGCTCTATGGTGAGATCAAAGTCAGCACCCCCATCTACAGCATTAGGACCTCTGCTGAGCTCCAGAACTCTACTGACAGTGAGGAGACTCCTCAGCTCACTGCTTTCCTAACCTCCCAGGCCATATCTCCCATTTTTGAGATATTCAGCTACAACCTGGACTCCACTGCTCGCGTTGCCATCCCCAAGTTTAACCGTGTGATAGTTGCAGAGACCCTTAAGTTTACCCACACTGCACTTGCAGTCGAACACCAGGCATCAGTGACCCTCTACCGCCTTGCAGCCCAGGCCTCAGCTAAGACCACAGTCAAGGCAACCACTGCACACTACACGGCTGACATTGTCAATAATGCCTTCTTTGCCACATTGGGTGGTATGTCTGCATCTGTGGACACTACCTACAACCACCAGATCAATATCCCAATCCTTGGCTTCACCAATGGAGCCTCTGTGACCCAAAAGGCTGTTGCCCGCCTGGAGGACACAACAATCACTCTGACCATTGGAAATGATGGTGCTATCAAGTCCAACTCTCACAAGGGCACATACAAGTGTGACCTTCACTTCGCCATCAGTCCCAGCACTACTAAGCTGACAATCTCCGCTGACACCGACACTGCCCTTCTGAAGATGAAGCAGACCATGAACGCTGATGCAGTCATTCTCAGTCACATCACATTTGAGGCCCGCTCTGAGGCAGAAGGCCCAGCCATCAAGAACAGCCTTCTGGTGGCATCTGGAAATGCCAATTTGGGAGATATGAAGGTTGAACTGAAGGCAAACCATGACACAGAGCTTGTTGGAGATCTCAGTGGAATCCTGTCAAACTCACTCACTGTTAAGATTCATCCTATTGAAGTTGTCTTTGACTTCCAAAACAAGGGAAACACCAAGCTCAGCTTCAACGAGGCACTGATGGCCAAGATTGATCTCCAGAATGACTACTCTGCCACAATCAAGCCTGAAGCTCAACAGATCAACACTGTGGCTCTTGCCCGTTTCAACCAGTACAAATCCTCCTACAACTTCACTATTGACAACAATAAAAAGGAGGCTGGTATCTTTGCTACCATGAATGGTGAGGCTAATCTTGAATTCCTGACAAACCCCATCAGCATCCCTGAGATTGATCTGCCCTTCATTAACTTGCACATTCCAGCCATCAGCGATCTGAACCTGTATGAGCATACTGGCTTGAAGAACATCTTGACCACCACTGAGCAGTCTCTTGATGTTGATTCCAAGATCCTGTACCAGAAGAGTCAATTTCACTCTCTGGGCAACCTGATCACCGAACTCTCCCTGAAGTCACCCATCTTCAATCTGAATGCCAATGCTGGACTTTACACTGAAGATGACCTTGTGTTCCGTCTCAGAGCTACCACAGCCTCCGTTTTTGAGGCTCTTAAGACCAAGCTTGATGGCACCACCAGTTTGACCACCAAAAGAGGACTTAAACTGGCCACTGCCCTGTCCTTGGAGAATGCCCACATTGAGGGAAACCATGACAGCACTTTCAGCCTAAGCACCGACAACCTGGAAGCTGCGGTGTCTGTGGCTACCATTGCAAAGATTGCCCTGCCCATCTTCAACCTAGAAGCCAATCAGAAACTTGTTGCAGACACCAAGACCAAGCCAAATGCTGCCTCTACATTGAAGCTGAAAGGTGATTTCAACCTGCCCCTTATCAAAGCAATTGGCAAGGTAGAGGCTGACCACAGCCTGAAGCTAGAGGGAACCCTTGAGTACATCTCCGTGGAGTCATCCATCAAGGGCAACATTGATGGCACAATCCTGGAATACAATGCTGTTTTGGGAGCTCTGCACAATGAAGCTAACATCTACCTGAATGCTGATGGCCTACGCTCCACCTCAAAGATCATTGCCAATGCCAAACTCAGCAACGGTGAGACAACTATCCTGGAAATGGATGTGGATGAGAATCTGGCTGTTGAGGCATCCGTGAGCCGTGTGTATGCAGTGCTGAAATTCGCCAGCAACAACGAAGCCAATGTGATTACCTTCAACACCACGGGAAAGCATGTAGCCCGGGCTACCATTGACTTTGCACCATTGACATCACTGACTGCTGATGTTGAGATTGACATGTCTCAGCCAAGCAACATGGGTGACATTTCCCTCTTTGAGAAGACTGCTGTCGAGCTGACATGTACCAAGCAGAAAATCTCTACCACCGCCAAGATAGCCACCCCTGTGTATACAACAAATCTGGCAGCTGAGTTGAAGGGTGATGCCCCTGCCTTCAAGGCTGAACTGAAGTCATCTGCTACCTCTGTCATCAACTTCCTGGATTACGACGTGGATG CTTCCTTCACTGCAAGCTTTGAGAACGAAGCCCTGAGCGTGAATGGCAAGGCTGTCCTTAACCATGCAGATCTGACCATGGACATTCAGAATGTGATTACCCAGGCTATGAG TGTCTCCCGTCACACCCTGAATGTGGACATCACCAGCCCAACCTTCACTGATGTGAACTTCCGCTATGCTGCCCGCAGAGATGGAGTCAGTGCTTCCATCTCTACTCCATCCACTGGGTTCTTGGGTCTTCAGCTCCAGGGCAGGATCCCATCTCAGCTGAGCGCTAAACTCTACAGCCGTTATGCT TCTGCCCCTGAGGATGATGTTGACATCTTGGTCATCAGAGCTACTGCTAAGGATGCCGATAAGATAAAACTACAGGTTGCCTACAACATGAAAGCTCCCCACGACATGCTCCTGGGTCTGAAGGAGAGACTCCCTGCCATCACATCCACCCTGAACAGCTTCTCTAACAAGTATAAGATCTTCGGGCACGTGGAGGGGCTGAAAAGCTCCATCATCAACCTCATTGAGGAAGCCTACACTGCTGCCAACAGCCACGCAGCTGAGCTGAACCAGCTGTCAATCCTCTTCAGGAACACTGTTTTCCAGTTCCAGAAAACCATCCAGGTGTTCCTGGATGCTGCCATTAAGTTCCTTAGGGAGACAGAGTTCAAGCTCCCTGGCTCTGAGGAAATTACCACCCTGCCTGAGGTCCTCAAGCAGCTGACCACCAGCATTGCCACTATGGTTGAGCAGGCCATCCAGATGCTCATAGACAGAGCAGAGGCCTCCTTCAATGCTCTGGTCGATATGATCAGCGACATCCAGGTCACTATGCCAATTGGTGATGTGATAACTGGAGCCCAGATTATAGATAACATGAAGTATGCTCTTGCCCAGTTTGTGGGTCTGGTGAAGCATCTGGAGAGCCTTGACATGGTCCTGGAGAAGCTTGGCGAGACCCTGAAGGTCATTGTTGAGAAGGCCCAGGAGTTTGTCGACACTCTGAAGTCTGACTACCTGGATGCCGTCGCTATCTACATCAACGCTCTGTACAATAACCTTGTCGGCGTGATCAAGACCGTCCTGGACCAAGTCAATACTGTGTTGAACATGGAGCAGGTGAACTTAGCAATGGAACACATCGCTGACATGGTTCTGTCTGTGGTTAACCAGCTCAACCTCGCCATCACTGGTCTTCTGCAGCAGGCTTCTGAGGAGGCCCAGGCTTTCATCAAAGTTAACGGTGGAAGGCTTGAGATCGAGCTTCCCTTTCCCTTCCACCAGTGA